The following are encoded in a window of Colletotrichum lupini chromosome 3, complete sequence genomic DNA:
- a CDS encoding RNA recognition domain-containing protein: protein MAAVAPPRGLAPNASLPAKVATVAPNQTLYVTNLPSNKIQKADLRTELYLLFSTYGPVLDIVAMKTMKMRGQAHITFRDIQTATQAMRSLEGFEFLGRPLNVQYAKSKSDFVAKLDGTYKMPNSTAGASSTEVTDLQKSIFNAPAPGAAPAAATGVTTAKPAAGGDQTMADAQTADARGQKRTRDEEEDEDSDVAMEEDSDDD from the exons ATGGCAGCGGTCGCCCCTCCCCGTGGCCTCGCGCCAAACGCATCACTACCCGCCAAAGTTGCAACTGTTGCTCCGAACCAGAC GCTATATGTCACAAATCTCCCGTCGAACAAGATACAAAAAGCTGACTTGCGAACCGAACTTTACTTGCTGTTCTCCACATACGGCCCCGTTCTCGACATCGTCGCCATGAAGACCATGAAGATGCGAGGGCAAGCCCACATCACCTTCCGCGATATCCAGACAGCGACCCAGGCCATGCGCTCCCTTGAAGGCTTTGAGTTCCTCGGTCGGCCTCTG AACGTCCAGTACGCAAAGTCCAAGTCCGACTTCGTCGCCAAATTAGACGGCACATACAAGATGCCAAACTCGACAGCAGGAGCTTCCAGCACCGAAGTGACGGATCTTCAGAAGAGCATTTTCAACGCTCCCGCACCTGGTGCCGCACCAGCGGCGGCCACGGGGGTCACCACGGCGAAGCCGGCAGCCGGGGGTGATCAAACCATGGCTGACGCGCAGACGGCTGATGCAAGAGGCCAGAAGCGGACCAGAGAcgaggaagaagacgagGACAGCGATGTTGCCATGGAAGAGGACAGCGACGACGATTGA